Proteins from a single region of Coleofasciculus sp. FACHB-T130:
- a CDS encoding DUF3488 and DUF4129 domain-containing transglutaminase family protein, translating into MRRLPVFNQFRQRLAAMPMPETEESILLRVLVQALVVVGIIATDVAAETQISLWAVPLSIAGATWSWYRRRDRNVPVKFLLAIGMLVALAVFLRNLFGQLNDTRLVLAELLIHLQVLHSFDLPRRKDLGYSMVIGLILLGVAGTVSQTFAFAPILLLFLGIGLPVLVLDYRSRLGLEHLKMKNEKLKKGNSPIFNWKFFSINFLAIVGLGLTIFALMPRFPSYQLQTFPVSAPSNLAQKDFPDNNRGIVNPGKQGKEGSGGGSNQDTGPGKVDDTFYYGFNSKINQNLRGGMKPKVLMRVRSQSEGFWRVLGFDRYTGQGWEISRDNQTQTVERPPWSYRFFIPRQFITGKTREVIQTYTVVSEMANLLPALAFPKELYYPTPRVALDTEGSVRSPALLQEGLTYTVVSEVPYRDRTRLGQASTDYSKPIRNYYLQVPPQIADKVRQLTEEILAKSRKPITSPYEKALYLAQYLKQNYTIPPDPHSLPFLDENEDLVETFLFKYKGGYPDHFSSVLTIMLRSIGIPARLVGGFSPGEFNPFTGLYIVRNTDAYMMTEVYFPSNGWFAFDPIPTHPLIPPSIEEDQTFSVLRQFWKWVAGWLPSPLTSWLNNVFGAIATWLIGGIIWLWALLSRGWVGLFAGLILAICLGFLGWLAWNGVRVWLYRRWLAKLPPMESLYQEMLANLRTQGYAKHPAQTPSEYAYLAYKHQPPESAKAIDEITQAYVSWRYGKQNPNVNQLRLRLRELKKSQLKKRWQQRQDLKLKAQ; encoded by the coding sequence AAACGGAAGAATCAATTCTGTTACGGGTGCTGGTGCAGGCGCTCGTAGTGGTAGGAATCATTGCGACGGATGTAGCAGCCGAGACGCAGATTAGCTTGTGGGCTGTGCCGCTCAGCATTGCCGGTGCGACGTGGAGTTGGTATCGACGACGCGATCGCAATGTGCCAGTGAAGTTCTTACTGGCGATTGGAATGTTGGTGGCACTGGCAGTTTTCTTGAGAAATCTGTTCGGTCAATTGAACGATACCCGGCTGGTGCTGGCAGAGTTGTTAATTCATCTGCAAGTGCTGCACAGCTTCGATCTACCTCGTCGCAAGGACTTGGGGTATTCGATGGTGATCGGGCTGATTTTGTTGGGTGTTGCTGGGACGGTGAGCCAGACGTTTGCTTTTGCACCCATATTGCTGTTGTTCTTAGGCATCGGGCTGCCGGTATTGGTGCTAGATTACCGTTCGCGGCTCGGTTTGGAACACTTAAAAATGAAAAATGAAAAATTAAAAAAGGGGAATTCCCCAATTTTTAATTGGAAATTTTTCAGTATAAATTTTTTAGCGATTGTAGGACTGGGGCTGACCATTTTTGCCCTGATGCCTCGGTTTCCTAGCTATCAGCTACAGACATTTCCCGTCAGTGCCCCCAGCAATCTCGCCCAAAAGGATTTTCCCGACAATAACCGTGGCATTGTTAACCCTGGTAAACAGGGCAAGGAAGGTTCTGGTGGTGGGTCAAACCAAGACACTGGCCCTGGCAAAGTAGATGATACCTTTTACTACGGCTTTAACAGCAAGATTAACCAGAACCTACGGGGAGGGATGAAGCCCAAGGTGTTAATGCGGGTACGCTCCCAGTCAGAGGGATTTTGGCGGGTGCTGGGGTTCGACCGCTACACGGGTCAAGGGTGGGAGATTTCCCGCGACAATCAAACGCAGACGGTAGAGCGTCCACCTTGGTCATACCGATTTTTTATCCCCAGACAGTTCATTACTGGGAAAACCAGGGAGGTGATTCAGACCTATACAGTGGTGTCTGAGATGGCGAATCTGCTGCCAGCCCTGGCGTTTCCCAAGGAACTCTACTACCCCACGCCGAGAGTGGCACTGGATACAGAAGGCAGCGTGCGATCGCCTGCACTGTTGCAGGAGGGACTCACCTACACGGTAGTTTCAGAAGTCCCTTACCGCGATCGCACTCGCTTGGGGCAGGCGTCAACAGACTATTCCAAACCCATCCGAAATTACTATCTGCAAGTTCCTCCGCAAATTGCTGACAAAGTGCGGCAGCTAACGGAAGAAATCTTAGCGAAGTCGAGAAAACCCATCACCTCGCCTTACGAAAAAGCCCTCTACTTGGCTCAATATCTCAAACAAAACTACACAATTCCACCAGATCCCCATAGCTTGCCATTTTTGGATGAAAACGAAGACTTAGTAGAAACGTTTCTTTTCAAGTACAAAGGCGGCTATCCAGACCACTTTTCCAGCGTCCTCACGATCATGCTGCGTTCGATTGGTATCCCAGCGCGACTGGTGGGGGGCTTTTCCCCTGGCGAGTTCAACCCTTTCACTGGCTTATACATCGTCCGCAACACCGATGCCTATATGATGACGGAGGTGTATTTTCCGAGTAACGGTTGGTTTGCTTTCGATCCGATTCCCACGCATCCACTCATTCCCCCTTCAATTGAAGAAGATCAAACTTTTAGCGTGTTGCGCCAATTCTGGAAGTGGGTTGCTGGTTGGTTGCCTTCGCCACTCACCAGTTGGCTGAATAACGTGTTCGGTGCGATCGCTACCTGGCTAATTGGGGGAATCATCTGGCTGTGGGCGCTATTATCCAGGGGGTGGGTGGGCTTGTTCGCCGGTCTCATCTTAGCGATTTGCCTGGGTTTCTTGGGCTGGCTAGCTTGGAATGGGGTGCGTGTATGGCTGTACCGTCGCTGGTTAGCGAAGCTGCCTCCGATGGAAAGTCTTTACCAGGAAATGTTGGCAAATTTACGCACTCAGGGATATGCCAAACATCCAGCCCAGACGCCCTCGGAGTACGCTTATCTGGCGTATAAACACCAGCCACCGGAATCTGCTAAGGCAATTGACGAGATTACCCAAGCTTATGTCAGTTGGCGCTATGGTAAACAGAATCCCAATGTGAATCAGTTGCGGCTGAGGCTGCGAGAGTTGAAAAAATCTCAGTTGAAGAAGCGTTGGCAGCAGCGCCAAGATTTAAAGCTGAAGGCTCAATAA
- a CDS encoding HNH endonuclease produces the protein MKRNPPWQRDELILALDFYFRYPPYSISQTHPELITLSDILNRLPIHTERPDQERFRNPNGVYMKLCNFLRLDPNYQGKGLSAGGKLEEIIWEEFSSDKTQLRQIAKLITESVLENKAEIHDTYRVFTDEDEEEFPEGKVLYRIHRTRERSQSLVKKAKEKRKKEVGTLRCDVCNFDFSCTYGELGQDYIECHHIKPVSELEDKHKARIEDLALVCSNCHRMLHRKRPWLSIEELKILCQNSSSLYKTS, from the coding sequence ATGAAACGCAATCCACCTTGGCAACGTGATGAATTAATTCTGGCTTTAGACTTTTATTTTCGTTATCCTCCATACAGCATTAGTCAAACACATCCTGAGCTAATTACATTAAGCGACATTCTTAATAGATTACCAATACATACTGAACGTCCCGATCAAGAAAGGTTTAGGAACCCTAATGGTGTCTACATGAAATTATGTAACTTTCTAAGACTTGATCCTAATTATCAAGGTAAAGGACTAAGTGCAGGAGGGAAGCTTGAAGAGATTATATGGGAAGAGTTCTCATCTGATAAAACCCAATTAAGGCAAATAGCTAAGTTAATTACTGAATCAGTTTTAGAGAATAAAGCTGAAATACATGATACATATAGGGTATTTACCGATGAAGATGAAGAAGAATTTCCTGAAGGTAAAGTATTATACCGTATACACAGAACAAGAGAAAGAAGTCAGAGCTTAGTAAAGAAAGCAAAAGAGAAACGCAAGAAAGAAGTAGGTACACTTAGATGTGATGTCTGTAACTTTGATTTCTCTTGTACCTATGGAGAATTAGGACAAGATTATATTGAGTGTCATCATATAAAGCCAGTATCAGAGCTTGAAGATAAGCATAAAGCTAGGATTGAAGATTTAGCTCTTGTTTGTTCTAACTGTCATAGGATGTTGCATAGGAAACGACCTTGGCTCTCTATTGAAGAGTTAAAAATACTTTGCCAAAACAGTAGCAGTCTTTATAAGACTTCCTAG
- a CDS encoding virulence-associated E family protein — MSKEYILTKQVIDTHFSSRLKYHSVTKDIYLDNKIFDIAEFRAEVYKNHNIVLDKDTYIYENAYLAAKNNLFNPLKDYLDSCIQKYLDVNHQQVFDELSEKGLHIDPSSIEAKYLFKTVVGAVKRVFKPGCQFDTVLILKGGQGFYKTSFFRELASQEWFTSTNLQNYNKDELMTCHSKWMIELGECDETLKPHLMSKLKYFITTQEDTFRKPYDRNVITAKRSFILVGTTNKDQFLVDPTGNRRFWVIDINQKIDIDWIKLNRDLIWAAAVKAYNHNYPVYLNETEQQISNAMNMNHQESDMWKDLVINWISQQKEPFTLSDILVQAIGKEPRSWKRSDETRVTSILESIGLDKPDKATRVNGKSGKYWHPSNLALV, encoded by the coding sequence ATGAGCAAGGAATATATTCTAACTAAACAAGTTATAGACACTCATTTCTCTTCTAGATTAAAATATCATAGCGTAACTAAAGATATTTATTTGGACAATAAAATTTTTGACATTGCTGAATTTAGAGCGGAAGTATATAAAAATCACAACATCGTTCTAGACAAAGATACGTATATTTATGAAAATGCTTATTTAGCTGCAAAGAATAATCTTTTTAATCCTTTAAAAGATTATTTGGATAGTTGTATTCAAAAGTATCTAGATGTAAATCATCAGCAAGTTTTTGATGAATTAAGTGAAAAAGGATTACATATAGATCCATCTTCAATCGAAGCAAAATATTTATTTAAAACTGTAGTAGGTGCAGTTAAAAGAGTATTTAAGCCAGGATGTCAATTTGATACTGTGCTTATACTTAAAGGTGGTCAAGGTTTTTACAAAACATCTTTTTTCAGAGAACTTGCTAGTCAAGAATGGTTTACTTCTACCAATCTTCAGAATTATAATAAAGATGAATTAATGACTTGTCACAGCAAATGGATGATCGAATTAGGAGAATGTGATGAAACTCTTAAACCTCATTTAATGAGTAAATTAAAATACTTCATTACTACACAAGAAGATACATTTAGAAAACCTTACGATAGAAATGTTATTACAGCAAAACGTTCATTTATTCTTGTAGGTACTACTAATAAAGATCAGTTTTTAGTAGATCCAACAGGAAATAGAAGATTTTGGGTTATTGACATTAATCAAAAGATTGATATTGATTGGATTAAACTAAATAGAGATTTAATTTGGGCAGCAGCAGTTAAAGCATATAACCATAATTATCCTGTCTATCTAAATGAGACTGAACAGCAGATTAGTAATGCTATGAACATGAATCATCAAGAATCCGATATGTGGAAGGACTTAGTAATTAATTGGATATCGCAACAAAAAGAGCCATTTACATTATCTGATATTTTAGTTCAAGCTATCGGTAAAGAACCTAGAAGCTGGAAACGTTCCGATGAGACTCGTGTTACATCTATATTGGAATCTATAGGATTAGACAAACCTGATAAAGCTACGAGAGTCAATGGTAAATCTGGGAAATATTGGCATCCTAGCAACTTAGCTCTTGTGTAA
- a CDS encoding ribbon-helix-helix domain-containing protein yields the protein MKRRLLTDWKPITAAIPFETIEKLDETADKLKVTRSIVIRAALDQYLEKQVL from the coding sequence ATGAAAAGAAGGTTATTAACTGACTGGAAACCAATTACAGCAGCTATTCCATTTGAAACTATCGAAAAATTAGATGAAACAGCGGATAAACTTAAAGTAACTAGATCAATTGTTATTCGTGCTGCTTTAGATCAATACTTAGAAAAACAAGTTTTATAA
- a CDS encoding tyrosine-type recombinase/integrase, whose protein sequence is MTFDYGVTMIGVNGTRIHSQKMNTTQKASKGSVGIESFQERLRLRLPRQLFGGKQKYLTLGLSDTSENRKSAEIKARQIELDIISGNFDPTLAKYKPQTYLTLIETIKPKQAITLSDLWNKYTEYRKPLIAETTLRIQYAAVRNHIAKLPTKDLNDSIKIRDFLVANLSNDAARRTLTQISACCEWACDSFLITNNPFHGMAKKIKVVKDEVDTIDPFTAEERDTIIAAFEQHPYYCFYAAFVKFLFMTGCRTGEAVGIKWKHISQDCKLITFCESVSSQLKIRKDCKTHKTRKFPCNPSLQALLLSIKSENCDPESLVFPSKRGGEIRSGHFIDSAWKGRGDRGVGIVMQLAQDGKISRYRTQYTTRHTFITLCLEAGVTPVQVAKWVGNTPEIIMKHYAGTTLQMQVPEF, encoded by the coding sequence TTGACTTTTGACTATGGCGTGACTATGATTGGCGTCAATGGTACTAGAATTCATAGTCAAAAAATGAACACAACACAGAAAGCTTCTAAAGGGTCTGTAGGTATCGAATCATTTCAAGAGCGCTTACGCTTGCGTCTCCCACGTCAGCTTTTTGGAGGTAAGCAAAAATACTTAACACTTGGTCTATCAGATACCTCAGAAAATCGTAAGTCAGCAGAAATCAAAGCACGCCAGATTGAACTAGACATCATTTCCGGAAACTTTGACCCAACCTTAGCTAAATACAAACCACAGACATATCTAACTCTTATAGAAACGATTAAACCCAAGCAAGCAATAACGTTATCTGATTTGTGGAATAAGTACACAGAGTACAGAAAGCCTTTGATTGCTGAGACAACACTACGAATTCAGTATGCTGCTGTACGTAATCACATTGCCAAACTGCCTACTAAAGATTTAAATGATTCGATTAAGATTCGAGATTTCTTAGTTGCCAATCTCTCGAATGATGCTGCACGACGTACCCTAACACAGATTTCAGCCTGTTGTGAATGGGCTTGCGACTCTTTTCTTATCACCAATAATCCGTTTCACGGAATGGCTAAGAAAATAAAGGTAGTAAAGGACGAAGTAGATACTATTGACCCATTTACTGCTGAAGAGCGCGACACAATTATTGCTGCTTTTGAACAACATCCTTACTATTGCTTTTACGCAGCATTTGTCAAATTCCTGTTTATGACTGGATGTCGTACTGGTGAAGCCGTTGGTATAAAGTGGAAGCATATTAGTCAAGACTGCAAACTGATTACATTCTGCGAATCCGTTAGCAGTCAGCTAAAAATCCGAAAAGATTGCAAAACTCACAAAACACGTAAATTTCCTTGCAATCCGTCTTTACAAGCATTGTTGCTGAGTATTAAGTCTGAGAACTGCGATCCAGAATCATTAGTATTTCCTAGCAAACGCGGGGGTGAAATACGTTCAGGTCATTTTATTGATAGTGCTTGGAAGGGTCGCGGAGATAGAGGAGTTGGAATCGTAATGCAACTTGCTCAAGACGGGAAGATCAGCCGCTACCGAACTCAATATACTACTCGTCATACATTCATTACACTTTGCTTAGAAGCTGGGGTTACACCAGTACAAGTAGCTAAATGGGTAGGAAATACCCCTGAGATCATCATGAAGCATTACGCAGGTACAACTCTACAGATGCAAGTACCAGAGTTCTAA
- a CDS encoding SDR family NAD(P)-dependent oxidoreductase, with the protein MQLGDKVALITGAGSGIGKAAAVLLAKEGAKIAALGRTEDELNEVVAQIQQAGGEAIPVLADISETEEMQQAVQQVINQWGRLDIVFANAGINGVWAPIEELEPEEWDKTIKVNLRGTFLTVKYAVPHLKKQGGSVIITSSVNGTRMFSNSGATAYSCTKAAQVAFTKMVALELAKHRIRVNVICPGAIETNIDQSTERRSLEQAREPVEYPAGKIPLTDGKPGSSEQVAELVLFLASDASSLISGTEMWIDGAESLLAG; encoded by the coding sequence ATGCAACTTGGTGACAAAGTAGCACTGATTACAGGTGCGGGTTCGGGCATCGGCAAAGCAGCAGCAGTGCTATTGGCGAAGGAAGGTGCAAAAATCGCAGCCCTAGGACGGACTGAAGACGAACTCAACGAAGTCGTTGCCCAAATCCAACAAGCCGGTGGAGAAGCCATCCCGGTACTCGCTGACATCTCCGAAACAGAGGAGATGCAACAAGCGGTGCAACAAGTCATAAATCAATGGGGACGCCTCGACATTGTATTTGCGAATGCTGGAATTAACGGCGTTTGGGCACCAATAGAAGAGCTAGAGCCTGAAGAGTGGGACAAAACGATTAAAGTCAATCTGAGAGGCACCTTCCTCACTGTTAAATACGCCGTGCCTCATCTCAAGAAACAAGGCGGTTCTGTGATCATCACCTCCTCCGTCAATGGTACGCGGATGTTCAGCAACAGCGGTGCGACAGCCTATTCTTGCACCAAAGCGGCTCAAGTTGCATTCACCAAAATGGTGGCGCTAGAACTAGCCAAACACCGCATCCGCGTCAATGTGATTTGTCCGGGTGCCATAGAAACCAATATTGACCAAAGCACCGAACGACGGAGCTTGGAACAAGCTCGTGAACCCGTGGAGTATCCGGCAGGAAAAATCCCGCTAACGGATGGTAAACCTGGCTCCTCTGAGCAAGTTGCCGAGCTGGTGCTATTTTTAGCCTCAGACGCCTCTAGCCTCATTAGTGGGACGGAAATGTGGATTGATGGTGCCGAATCCTTACTTGCTGGCTAA
- a CDS encoding DUF427 domain-containing protein: protein MPKAIWNGTVLAQSDRTEVVEGNHYFPADAINQQYFKDSDTHTSCPWKGKASYYSIEVDGQVNKDAAWYYPQAKDAAKNIEGYIAFWKGVKVEA from the coding sequence ATGCCGAAAGCAATCTGGAATGGTACGGTTTTAGCCCAAAGCGATCGCACCGAAGTCGTGGAAGGCAACCACTACTTCCCCGCTGATGCTATCAACCAGCAATATTTCAAAGATAGCGACACTCACACCAGCTGTCCTTGGAAGGGCAAAGCCAGCTATTACTCCATCGAAGTCGATGGGCAAGTCAACAAAGATGCAGCTTGGTACTATCCCCAAGCCAAGGACGCCGCCAAGAACATTGAAGGGTACATTGCCTTCTGGAAAGGCGTCAAAGTCGAAGCATAA
- the recQ gene encoding DNA helicase RecQ: MPQFHSLEQALKHFFGYDSFRLGQRQIIEEALQNQDLLVVMPTGGGKSLCFQLPALLKSGLTVVVSPLIALMQDQVEALRDNGIGATFLNSSLSWGQVRSREQDILNRRIKLLYVAPERLLGEKFLPFLDLVQHQIGIHSIAIDEAHCVSEWGHDFRPEYRQLRQLRQRYPNVPFLALTATATDRVRQDIIQQLALRQPSIHIASFNRPNLYYEVQPKEKQAYSQLLKQIRTTEGSGIIYCLSRRRVDEIAFRLQKDGISALPYHAGLDDEERTSNQTRFIRDDVRVMVATIAFGMGINKPDVRFVIHYDLPRNLESYYQEAGRAGRDGEPARCTVFFGYGDLKTIEYIIDQKTDPQEQRIARQQLRQVIDYAEGTDCRRTIQLGYFGERFAGNCGNCDNCRFPKPVQDWTIEAQKFLSCVARCKERYGMNYIIDVLRGSKNQKISQNGHQELSTYGIGTDKSVEDWKMLGRSLLHQGLVDQTTDGYSVLKLNALSWEILRRQREVQIAVPIVTAIDESPQMAVEVEMLYEQLRQLRKQLADEQSVPPYVVFADSTLKLMAQMQPQSLPEFGKISGVGDYKLAQYGERFVAEIQTYCKEQGILKSTSVAAIPQKNHPSYTQLATLDLYMQGLSIEEIALKRNLRIGTILDHLAELISMNQPVDLNSLVPLERQEPILKAIQEVGATSLSKIRDSLGEIYTFDEIRLVRGLWKRENKG, encoded by the coding sequence ATGCCCCAGTTTCATTCTCTCGAACAGGCACTCAAACATTTCTTTGGTTACGACAGCTTTCGCCTAGGGCAACGTCAGATTATTGAAGAAGCGCTACAAAACCAGGATTTGCTGGTTGTGATGCCTACAGGCGGAGGAAAATCTTTGTGCTTTCAGCTACCTGCACTACTGAAATCTGGTTTAACCGTAGTAGTGTCGCCGTTGATTGCCTTGATGCAAGATCAAGTGGAAGCGTTGCGGGATAACGGCATTGGCGCGACGTTTCTCAATAGTAGTCTCAGTTGGGGACAAGTGCGATCGCGCGAACAAGATATCCTCAATCGCCGCATCAAACTACTCTACGTTGCCCCAGAAAGACTTTTGGGAGAAAAATTTTTGCCCTTTTTAGATTTGGTGCAACACCAAATTGGAATTCACTCGATTGCCATTGATGAAGCGCACTGCGTTTCTGAGTGGGGACATGATTTTCGCCCGGAATATCGGCAATTGCGACAATTACGCCAACGCTATCCGAATGTGCCCTTTTTAGCACTCACCGCCACTGCTACCGATCGCGTCCGTCAAGATATTATCCAACAGCTGGCGCTCAGGCAACCCAGTATTCACATTGCTAGTTTTAATCGCCCCAATCTTTACTACGAAGTTCAGCCAAAAGAAAAACAAGCTTACTCCCAACTCTTAAAGCAAATTCGCACAACTGAAGGTTCCGGGATTATTTATTGCCTCAGTCGTCGCCGTGTAGATGAAATTGCTTTTCGATTACAAAAAGATGGCATTTCAGCGCTACCTTATCATGCGGGGCTAGATGACGAAGAACGGACTTCCAATCAAACCCGCTTTATTCGAGATGACGTGCGAGTAATGGTAGCAACGATTGCGTTTGGTATGGGAATTAATAAGCCAGATGTGCGTTTTGTCATTCATTACGACTTGCCGCGCAATTTAGAAAGTTATTATCAAGAAGCCGGAAGGGCAGGAAGAGATGGAGAACCTGCGCGTTGTACTGTGTTTTTTGGCTATGGCGATTTGAAGACGATTGAGTATATTATCGACCAAAAAACTGACCCGCAAGAGCAAAGAATTGCCCGTCAACAATTACGACAGGTAATTGATTATGCGGAAGGAACAGACTGTCGCCGCACAATTCAATTGGGTTATTTTGGCGAACGTTTTGCGGGAAATTGTGGCAACTGCGATAACTGCCGTTTTCCTAAACCTGTGCAAGATTGGACAATTGAAGCGCAGAAATTTCTTTCTTGTGTCGCCAGATGCAAAGAAAGATACGGGATGAATTACATTATCGATGTGCTACGCGGCTCAAAAAATCAAAAGATTTCTCAGAATGGGCATCAGGAACTTTCTACCTATGGCATCGGCACTGATAAAAGTGTAGAGGATTGGAAGATGTTAGGGCGATCGCTCTTGCATCAAGGACTTGTCGATCAAACCACTGACGGTTATTCTGTCTTAAAGCTCAACGCTTTAAGCTGGGAAATCTTACGGCGTCAGCGTGAGGTGCAGATTGCCGTTCCGATTGTTACTGCAATTGATGAATCACCGCAAATGGCAGTAGAAGTAGAAATGCTCTATGAACAATTGCGCCAGCTTCGCAAACAACTCGCTGATGAGCAATCCGTGCCTCCCTACGTCGTCTTTGCGGATTCTACCCTAAAGCTGATGGCTCAGATGCAACCTCAAAGCTTACCGGAATTTGGCAAAATTTCCGGTGTTGGAGATTATAAATTAGCTCAATACGGTGAGCGATTTGTTGCTGAAATCCAAACTTATTGTAAAGAACAAGGAATTTTGAAGTCCACTTCTGTTGCGGCAATTCCTCAAAAAAATCACCCTAGCTACACCCAGTTAGCGACGCTGGATTTGTATATGCAAGGTTTGAGCATTGAGGAAATTGCTCTAAAACGTAACTTGCGGATAGGCACTATTTTAGATCATCTAGCGGAACTGATTTCGATGAATCAGCCTGTGGATTTAAACTCATTAGTGCCCCTAGAACGTCAAGAACCCATTTTAAAAGCAATTCAAGAGGTGGGTGCTACTTCACTCTCAAAGATTCGAGATTCTCTAGGGGAAATCTATACTTTTGATGAGATTCGACTGGTACGAGGGCTGTGGAAACGAGAGAACAAAGGTTAA
- a CDS encoding DUF6602 domain-containing protein: MSKNNKSQRAKAVPPARSPKNADDKMPELPDTTKWQPREDRVETLQKSFLKRCIGLEKAIRLRVQLEKEMNIDNYDSGPGVEDILREELRYLLPNRYSVHSGVINDGQGRTAGDCDIIIFNDLWFPAIKAGATPESRRVHCPIEGVYAICEVKQSIDYKVLDEAMEKLVVCNRLDRPKTNANRLVENYDLDGCFHGLKNPLYSAIIATSLKEEIEMNKIVERFFDINKKLKRLEVVRCLCILGHGAVTWQFVNSDGHIKPALFMREDIFAPIFPAYHKVPKTPSALYALLSNLLLHLYQSVLAAEEIAVTYGSKELTGMFPTSSEIALEPDIEWMEKLQWVKNENGSIASIERKPKNHKRKRGFG, encoded by the coding sequence ATGTCAAAAAATAATAAAAGTCAACGAGCAAAAGCAGTTCCACCAGCAAGAAGCCCCAAAAATGCAGATGATAAGATGCCAGAACTGCCTGATACAACAAAATGGCAACCGAGAGAAGATAGGGTTGAAACACTTCAAAAATCTTTCCTCAAGCGTTGTATTGGTCTAGAAAAAGCCATTCGTCTTAGAGTTCAGTTAGAGAAGGAGATGAACATCGACAATTACGACTCTGGACCAGGTGTAGAGGATATTTTGCGTGAAGAGTTGCGCTACCTTCTTCCTAATCGATACTCTGTGCATTCAGGAGTAATTAATGACGGGCAGGGTAGAACCGCGGGAGACTGTGACATCATCATATTCAATGACCTATGGTTTCCTGCAATTAAAGCAGGGGCAACACCAGAGTCAAGAAGAGTTCATTGTCCTATCGAGGGCGTTTACGCTATTTGCGAAGTCAAACAGTCTATTGACTATAAAGTGCTTGATGAAGCGATGGAGAAGCTTGTAGTCTGTAATAGACTTGATCGACCAAAGACAAATGCTAATCGTTTAGTAGAAAATTATGACCTTGACGGCTGCTTTCACGGATTAAAAAATCCTCTCTACTCAGCGATTATTGCAACATCTCTTAAAGAAGAAATTGAAATGAACAAAATTGTCGAGAGGTTCTTCGATATCAATAAAAAATTAAAAAGACTCGAAGTTGTTAGATGTTTGTGTATTTTAGGGCATGGTGCAGTGACTTGGCAGTTTGTAAATTCTGATGGTCATATAAAACCAGCTCTATTTATGAGGGAAGATATATTTGCTCCTATATTTCCTGCATACCATAAGGTTCCTAAAACGCCGTCCGCTCTCTATGCTTTATTATCAAATCTTCTTTTACACTTGTACCAGTCTGTGCTAGCCGCAGAAGAGATAGCAGTAACTTATGGTTCCAAAGAATTGACCGGGATGTTCCCAACTTCATCTGAGATAGCATTAGAACCCGACATTGAATGGATGGAAAAACTACAATGGGTGAAAAATGAAAATGGAAGTATCGCCTCTATTGAGAGAAAGCCTAAAAACCACAAGCGCAAACGAGGTTTCGGCTAG